Proteins from a genomic interval of Solidesulfovibrio sp.:
- a CDS encoding sigma-54 dependent transcriptional regulator, protein MKSAAQTRKTILAVDDDPHILEVLEVRLVSAGYDVVTAGDGAEALAVLATRPVRLVISDIRMPGMDGMRLLEEMERRGLRLPIIFLTAHGSIPGAVEAIKHGAVDYLTKPFDGQELLARVAEVFAKAAGMDASAGADMAESGLVGASPAMRELAAMIERVAARDVNVLILGESGTGKELVANCIHRRSPRKNGPIVTVDCGSTPAGLLESELFGHVKGSFTHAVKDKKGLIEQANLGTLFLDEIGNIAMEMQVRLLRFLENHKIRRIGDVREIQVDCRVIAATNADIFEQVAEGVFREDLLYRLKVVTINVPPLRERREDIPVLAEHFIRQFCAAQAMPPVIVPPETMAYLMAYPWPGNVRQLRNALEAGVVLCSEATLAPGDLQLPLAGKGPDRSGEGEDSLSLDASEKAAIVRALEQAGWVQKAAAPLLGVSRRALNYKIQKYGIELPKRRPKK, encoded by the coding sequence ATGAAAAGCGCCGCCCAGACGCGAAAGACCATCCTGGCCGTCGACGACGACCCGCATATCCTGGAAGTCCTGGAGGTGCGACTGGTCTCGGCCGGCTACGACGTGGTCACGGCCGGCGACGGGGCCGAGGCCCTGGCCGTTTTGGCCACGCGGCCCGTGCGCCTGGTCATCTCCGACATCCGCATGCCCGGCATGGACGGCATGCGCCTGCTCGAGGAAATGGAGCGGCGGGGGCTGCGGCTGCCCATCATCTTCCTGACCGCCCACGGCAGCATCCCCGGGGCCGTGGAGGCCATCAAGCACGGGGCCGTGGACTACCTGACCAAGCCCTTCGACGGCCAGGAACTGCTCGCCCGCGTGGCCGAGGTCTTTGCCAAGGCCGCCGGGATGGACGCGTCGGCCGGCGCCGACATGGCCGAATCCGGGCTCGTGGGCGCAAGCCCGGCCATGCGGGAACTGGCCGCCATGATCGAGCGGGTGGCCGCCCGCGACGTCAACGTGCTCATCCTCGGCGAATCCGGCACCGGCAAGGAGCTCGTGGCCAACTGCATCCATCGGCGCAGCCCGCGCAAGAACGGGCCCATCGTGACCGTGGACTGCGGCTCCACCCCGGCCGGGCTGCTCGAATCGGAACTCTTCGGCCACGTCAAGGGCTCGTTCACCCACGCCGTCAAGGACAAGAAGGGGCTCATCGAGCAGGCCAACCTGGGCACGCTGTTCCTCGACGAGATCGGCAACATCGCCATGGAAATGCAGGTGCGCCTCCTGCGCTTCCTGGAAAACCACAAGATCCGCCGCATCGGCGACGTGCGCGAGATCCAGGTCGACTGCCGGGTCATCGCCGCCACCAACGCCGACATCTTCGAGCAGGTCGCCGAGGGCGTGTTCCGCGAGGACCTGCTGTACCGCCTCAAGGTCGTGACCATAAACGTCCCGCCGCTGCGCGAACGCCGCGAGGACATCCCGGTCCTGGCCGAGCATTTCATCCGCCAGTTCTGCGCCGCCCAGGCCATGCCGCCGGTGATCGTGCCGCCCGAGACCATGGCCTACCTCATGGCCTATCCCTGGCCCGGCAACGTGCGCCAGTTGCGAAACGCCCTGGAGGCCGGGGTGGTGCTGTGCTCCGAGGCGACGCTCGCCCCGGGCGACCTGCAACTGCCCTTGGCCGGCAAGGGGCCGGACCGCTCGGGCGAGGGCGAGGATTCGCTGTCGCTCGACGCCAGCGAAAAGGCGGCCATCGTGCGCGCCCTGGAGCAGGCCGGCTGGGTCCAGAAGGCCGCCGCGCCGCTTTTGGGCGTCAGCCGCCGGGCGCTCAACTACAAAATCCAGAAGTACGGCATCGAGCTCCCCAAGCGCCGGCCCAAAAAATAG
- a CDS encoding FtsX-like permease family protein, whose product MPRCPLPVIRFPGRGLLAAVLALGLLLSASAALAKRPKKAAVDARGQSLAAAWLAAPGEGGGLERAVVEGLAGLASRVTGSPGCALAADAVEAYFRGLGAGEIGRLEFRAPAVDHAPASLAVSGGGQAALSPLAINAMTPPALPPEGLAGPVVWAGAGEYGDFNGKNPAGAIVLMDLRSGRNWQAAAQLGAKALIYVDTAGNGPSADAGLFKDKFELTPVVFPRFLLPAAAARDLFGDFTALSGDPAGPSARLSGRAAWETAVASDIYLLFPGTDPALAGELLVIEAPYDASAFAPGNAPGADEAASIAALLRLAGELAAAPPARPTLLLATAGRAQSLAGLREFYGALRGKGKDLRAQAREAREDARSIAEIIEGLDALERGGARAAAAPAGPDGVVAPLGRPVVRQALTETLKDEVDAVTTELMRLRLAGGGTDAAAVEALASRRALLRRLMWREDYAAAPPEELAALLALVPAARDRLERASASAEVEGRCAESARELRKRLGERDIVAQASLFLSSHGHGLGGFAQGFAFDVKPDVNPAQAYGRLNRSLSAAAAAVAKGQGLPADYYHDGMREDRTRPWQGLLPDRPALGGEIGNIAGVLGFTLATVADARQSWGTPGDRPEAVDFEALARQSRFVAALAADMAKPGFEVGEKRPRNVFSTLTGRVNFIRQGELFPERPAPGTTLCVYQGKTRFYAITDAKGGFRVNGLANKKYVLDKAVIEGFRFDPDSGEAVWAIDKKQTGKDAYRVKMNRNAMETDLIMFGCRQSTLFSAFDPRTFRYFTRIELLDARREAPPLRSWFSRLDTLDSTLLSVFLEPGTPYKCILSDTVLARKLILLNASPEHPTGTGYQVDAWPILPVTELLGARDMWALVGPRVQNLEDHGIVNERIRDLGERGRALYAKALADGQARRFDAMVAAARASWSLAVRVYNDVEKTQRDVLLGVLFYIALFIPFAYCVERVVFNFADIHKRIAAFLAILAAVIAVVYQVHPAFELTYSPLVVILAFFILGLSVMVALIIFLRFEREMTALQKRASHAKSSEIGGMRAFAAAFVIGVSNLRRRKVRTGLTCLTLVILTFTIMSFTSVKSTRDEGAARFADVAPYRGVLLKNAGWRSLPPEALAVVRDAYGAGDVVAPLSWLELPEKTLTPATTVRAGDRSEAVQSFLGLSAEEAAIGRFKGLLTAGRWFSPDERDVALLPAPMAERLGVGPGGTVTLFGRPFAVAGILRKNALDDRVDLDGESVTPVVYPSEAMAVTSEAEKEAVESGEDVKSMQSRYQHIDDDLTVVLPYETLMGLGGQLKSIVVAPPADALVMGKATEDDGSTLAAKLADRFGLAVFSGQPDGVFVYHAGDALGYAGVPNILVPLIISVLIVLNTMIGAVFERKREIGVYTAVGLAPSHVSFLFIAEALAFAVISVVLGYLLAQVAAGLLSGTSLWAGMTANYSSMAGVAAMGLVIAVVLLSVIYPSRMAGQIAIPDVNRSWSLPEPADGVIRTRLPFLVRVREQECAGGFLFDYYRTHQDVSHGLFATADVAYAFECPWDLPGASPHPKERFPEFCDLKACMRLSATVWLAPFDFGIKQALTLYFIPALDTPGYMEIDVELSRLAGEAGMWKRLNKGFVNDLRKQLLVWRSLEEAVRVAYEDKVVNDYAARLRGDAPDGGAA is encoded by the coding sequence ATGCCGCGCTGCCCCTTGCCCGTCATCCGTTTCCCCGGCCGGGGCCTCCTGGCCGCCGTGCTCGCCCTGGGCCTGCTGCTGTCCGCTTCGGCCGCCCTGGCCAAGCGCCCGAAAAAAGCCGCGGTCGACGCCCGGGGCCAGTCCCTGGCCGCCGCCTGGCTGGCCGCGCCCGGGGAGGGCGGCGGGCTGGAGCGGGCCGTGGTGGAGGGGCTGGCCGGCCTGGCCTCGCGGGTGACGGGCAGCCCCGGCTGCGCCCTGGCCGCCGACGCCGTGGAAGCCTATTTCCGGGGCTTGGGCGCGGGCGAGATCGGGCGGCTGGAATTCCGCGCCCCGGCCGTGGACCATGCGCCGGCCTCCCTGGCCGTGTCCGGCGGGGGACAGGCGGCGCTTTCCCCGCTGGCCATAAACGCCATGACCCCGCCGGCCCTGCCGCCGGAAGGCCTGGCCGGCCCGGTGGTCTGGGCCGGGGCCGGGGAGTACGGCGATTTCAACGGCAAAAATCCCGCCGGCGCCATCGTGCTCATGGACCTGCGCTCGGGCCGCAACTGGCAGGCCGCCGCCCAGCTCGGGGCCAAGGCCCTGATCTATGTCGACACGGCCGGGAACGGTCCGAGCGCCGACGCCGGCCTGTTCAAGGACAAGTTCGAACTGACGCCGGTGGTCTTTCCCCGGTTCCTGCTCCCGGCGGCGGCCGCCAGGGACCTGTTCGGCGATTTCACGGCCCTTTCCGGCGATCCCGCCGGCCCTTCGGCCCGCCTTTCCGGCCGGGCGGCCTGGGAAACGGCCGTGGCCAGCGACATCTACCTGCTTTTCCCCGGCACCGACCCCGCCCTGGCCGGCGAACTGCTGGTCATCGAAGCGCCCTACGACGCCTCGGCCTTCGCCCCGGGCAACGCTCCCGGCGCGGACGAGGCCGCCTCCATCGCCGCCTTGCTGCGCCTGGCCGGGGAGCTTGCGGCCGCGCCGCCGGCCCGGCCGACCCTGCTTCTGGCCACTGCCGGCCGGGCCCAGTCCCTGGCCGGGCTGCGGGAATTCTACGGCGCCCTGCGCGGCAAGGGCAAGGACCTGCGCGCCCAGGCCCGGGAGGCCCGCGAGGACGCCCGGTCCATCGCCGAAATCATCGAGGGCCTGGACGCCCTGGAACGGGGGGGCGCCCGGGCCGCCGCCGCTCCGGCCGGCCCTGACGGCGTCGTTGCGCCCTTGGGGCGGCCGGTCGTGCGCCAGGCCCTGACCGAGACCCTCAAGGACGAGGTGGACGCCGTCACCACGGAGCTCATGCGCCTGCGCCTGGCCGGAGGCGGCACGGACGCCGCCGCCGTGGAGGCCCTGGCTTCCCGGCGGGCGTTGCTGCGCCGGCTCATGTGGCGCGAGGACTACGCCGCCGCCCCTCCCGAGGAGCTTGCCGCCTTGCTGGCCCTGGTTCCCGCGGCCAGGGACCGGCTGGAGCGGGCCAGCGCCTCGGCCGAGGTCGAGGGCCGGTGCGCCGAATCCGCCCGGGAGCTGCGCAAGCGCCTGGGCGAACGGGACATCGTGGCCCAGGCCTCGCTGTTTCTTTCCAGCCACGGCCACGGCCTGGGCGGCTTCGCCCAGGGGTTCGCCTTCGACGTCAAGCCCGACGTCAACCCCGCCCAGGCCTACGGCCGGCTCAATCGTTCCCTGTCCGCCGCCGCCGCGGCCGTGGCCAAGGGGCAGGGGCTGCCCGCCGACTACTACCACGACGGCATGCGCGAGGACCGCACCCGGCCCTGGCAGGGGCTGTTGCCCGACCGGCCGGCCCTGGGCGGGGAGATCGGCAACATCGCCGGCGTATTGGGCTTCACCCTGGCCACCGTGGCCGACGCCCGCCAGAGCTGGGGCACGCCCGGCGACAGGCCCGAGGCCGTGGATTTCGAGGCTCTGGCCAGGCAGTCCCGATTCGTGGCCGCCCTTGCCGCCGACATGGCCAAGCCCGGTTTCGAGGTCGGCGAAAAAAGGCCCCGCAACGTCTTTTCGACCCTGACCGGCCGGGTCAACTTCATCCGCCAGGGCGAACTGTTTCCCGAGCGGCCGGCCCCGGGCACGACCCTTTGCGTCTACCAGGGCAAGACCCGGTTTTACGCCATAACCGACGCCAAGGGCGGTTTTCGCGTAAACGGCCTGGCCAACAAGAAGTACGTGCTGGACAAGGCCGTCATCGAGGGCTTCCGCTTCGACCCCGACAGCGGCGAGGCGGTCTGGGCCATCGACAAGAAGCAGACCGGCAAGGACGCCTACCGGGTCAAGATGAACCGCAACGCCATGGAAACCGACCTGATCATGTTCGGTTGCCGGCAAAGCACGCTCTTTTCCGCCTTCGACCCGCGCACCTTCCGCTATTTCACCCGCATCGAGCTCCTCGACGCCCGGCGCGAGGCCCCGCCCCTGCGCTCCTGGTTCAGCCGCCTGGACACCCTCGATTCCACGCTGCTGTCCGTTTTCCTCGAACCCGGCACGCCGTACAAGTGCATCCTGTCCGACACCGTGCTGGCCCGGAAGCTCATTCTCCTCAACGCCAGCCCCGAACACCCCACCGGCACCGGCTACCAGGTCGACGCCTGGCCCATCCTGCCCGTGACCGAACTGCTCGGCGCCCGGGACATGTGGGCGCTCGTCGGCCCGCGCGTGCAAAACCTCGAGGACCACGGCATCGTCAACGAACGCATCCGGGACCTGGGCGAGCGCGGCCGGGCCCTCTACGCCAAGGCCCTGGCCGATGGGCAGGCCAGGCGCTTCGACGCCATGGTGGCGGCGGCCCGGGCCAGCTGGTCGTTGGCCGTGCGCGTCTACAACGACGTGGAAAAGACCCAGCGCGACGTGCTGCTGGGCGTGCTCTTCTACATCGCGCTGTTCATCCCCTTCGCCTACTGCGTCGAGCGGGTGGTCTTCAACTTCGCCGACATCCACAAGCGCATCGCCGCCTTTCTCGCCATCCTGGCCGCGGTCATCGCCGTGGTCTACCAGGTCCATCCGGCCTTCGAACTGACCTACAGCCCGCTGGTGGTCATCCTGGCCTTTTTCATCCTGGGGCTGTCGGTCATGGTGGCGCTGATCATCTTCCTGCGTTTCGAACGCGAGATGACGGCCCTGCAAAAGCGGGCCTCCCACGCCAAGTCCTCGGAGATCGGCGGCATGCGCGCCTTTGCCGCCGCCTTCGTCATTGGCGTGAGCAACCTGCGCCGCCGCAAGGTCCGCACCGGCCTCACCTGCCTGACGCTGGTCATCCTCACCTTCACCATCATGAGCTTCACCAGCGTCAAGTCCACCCGCGACGAGGGGGCGGCGCGCTTCGCCGACGTGGCTCCCTATCGGGGGGTGCTGCTCAAAAACGCCGGCTGGCGCTCCCTGCCGCCCGAGGCCCTGGCCGTGGTGCGCGACGCCTACGGGGCCGGGGATGTCGTCGCGCCCCTGTCCTGGCTGGAGTTGCCGGAAAAGACCCTGACCCCGGCCACCACCGTCCGGGCCGGCGATCGGTCCGAGGCCGTGCAGAGTTTTCTCGGGCTCTCGGCCGAGGAGGCCGCCATCGGCCGTTTCAAGGGACTGCTGACCGCCGGCCGCTGGTTTTCCCCGGACGAACGCGACGTCGCGCTGCTGCCCGCGCCCATGGCCGAGCGCCTGGGGGTCGGCCCCGGCGGGACGGTCACGCTGTTCGGCCGGCCCTTTGCCGTGGCCGGCATCCTGCGCAAGAACGCCCTGGACGACCGGGTGGACCTCGACGGCGAATCCGTCACCCCGGTGGTCTACCCCTCCGAGGCCATGGCCGTGACCTCCGAGGCCGAAAAGGAGGCCGTGGAGTCCGGCGAGGACGTCAAGTCCATGCAGAGCCGCTACCAGCACATCGACGACGACCTGACCGTCGTGCTGCCCTACGAGACGCTCATGGGCTTGGGCGGCCAGCTCAAATCCATCGTCGTGGCCCCGCCCGCCGACGCCCTGGTCATGGGCAAGGCGACCGAGGACGACGGTTCGACCCTGGCGGCCAAGCTCGCCGACCGCTTCGGCCTGGCCGTTTTTTCCGGCCAGCCGGATGGCGTGTTCGTCTACCACGCCGGTGACGCCCTGGGCTATGCCGGCGTGCCCAACATCCTCGTACCCTTGATTATTTCCGTGCTCATCGTGCTTAACACCATGATCGGCGCGGTCTTCGAGCGCAAGCGCGAGATCGGCGTCTACACCGCCGTGGGCCTGGCCCCGTCCCACGTCTCCTTCCTGTTTATCGCCGAAGCCCTGGCCTTTGCCGTCATCAGCGTGGTGCTCGGCTACCTGCTGGCCCAGGTGGCGGCCGGGCTTTTATCCGGTACGAGCCTGTGGGCCGGCATGACGGCCAACTATTCCTCCATGGCCGGCGTGGCCGCCATGGGCCTGGTCATCGCCGTGGTGCTGCTGTCCGTCATCTACCCCTCGCGCATGGCCGGCCAGATCGCCATCCCCGACGTCAACCGGTCCTGGAGCCTGCCCGAACCCGCGGATGGCGTCATCCGGACCCGGCTGCCGTTTCTGGTGCGCGTGCGCGAGCAGGAGTGCGCCGGCGGCTTCCTGTTCGACTACTACCGGACCCATCAGGACGTCTCCCACGGGCTTTTCGCCACGGCCGACGTGGCCTACGCCTTCGAGTGCCCCTGGGACCTGCCCGGCGCGTCGCCGCACCCCAAGGAGCGATTCCCGGAATTCTGCGACCTCAAGGCCTGCATGCGCCTGTCCGCCACGGTGTGGCTGGCGCCCTTCGATTTCGGCATCAAGCAGGCGCTCACCCTGTACTTCATTCCGGCCCTGGATACGCCGGGCTATATGGAAATCGACGTGGAGCTTTCCCGCCTGGCCGGCGAGGCCGGCATGTGGAAGCGCCTCAACAAGGGGTTCGTCAACGACCTGCGCAAGCAACTGCTCGTCTGGCGCTCCCTGGAGGAAGCCGTGCGCGTGGCCTACGAGGACAAGGTGGTCAACGACTACGCCGCCAGGCTTCGCGGCGACGCCCCGGACGGAGGCGCGGCATGA
- a CDS encoding ABC transporter permease, whose product MRHTYEASSSRHKGKARIARQVVLPFRMSLAISIKSIRVRFVRSLVTVASLVLAVAFLSFILAGTEVAGGVLATGKPELRLALIEAGYDLPAVAPAKAAEEAGRLGASPKERWIVILSLLVCTVGIVNAQLMAVTERFREIGTMKCLGALDRFILRLFLLEAGMQGLAGAFAGALLGLAGAVAVGLLRYGLVAATALSLAGLLRVLAVSMAVGAGLSLLGVVYPAIVAARMRPVEAMRAQE is encoded by the coding sequence ATGCGGCACACATACGAGGCATCCTCCTCACGGCACAAAGGCAAGGCGCGTATCGCCCGCCAGGTCGTGCTGCCGTTTCGCATGTCCCTGGCCATCAGCATCAAGAGCATCCGGGTGCGCTTTGTGCGCTCCCTGGTCACGGTGGCGAGCCTGGTGCTGGCCGTGGCCTTTTTGAGCTTCATCCTCGCCGGCACCGAGGTGGCCGGCGGCGTGCTGGCCACCGGCAAGCCCGAATTGCGCCTGGCCCTCATCGAGGCCGGCTACGACCTGCCGGCCGTGGCCCCGGCCAAGGCGGCCGAGGAGGCCGGCCGGCTCGGGGCCAGCCCCAAGGAACGCTGGATCGTCATCCTGTCGCTTCTGGTGTGCACGGTGGGCATCGTCAACGCCCAGCTCATGGCCGTCACCGAACGCTTTCGCGAAATCGGCACCATGAAGTGCCTGGGGGCGCTGGACCGCTTCATCCTGCGCCTGTTTCTGCTCGAAGCCGGCATGCAGGGCCTGGCCGGGGCCTTTGCCGGGGCGCTTTTGGGCCTGGCCGGCGCCGTGGCCGTCGGCCTGCTCCGGTACGGCCTGGTCGCCGCCACGGCGCTGTCCCTGGCCGGGCTGTTGCGGGTGTTGGCGGTTTCCATGGCCGTGGGCGCGGGGCTCAGTCTGCTTGGCGTGGTTTATCCGGCCATCGTGGCCGCGCGGATGCGGCCCGTCGAGGCCATGCGAGCCCAGGAATAA
- a CDS encoding DUF6785 family protein, which produces MTAPGAIRARAVVLGLALGLIVCAVTPLNNLYYGATPLGGGHFPLAPFFILVWLTLLVAGLGRLLRGRAILSGTDLMVCWMLMVVVSGVAHTGLARTFFINLTAPLHFATEGNQWNALFGPLLPKGWYPGDAGAVETLYNGLDGGYTMTWGQVLAAIPWAAWAGPLAAWGVFVGLCFFVMLCLTNLFSRQWVSNERMNFPLLRLPEAMTGAMDEGGLAGFFTDRFLLCGLLCSVCLHTINGIGFYDPSVPQIPTLILAGPYFPKTGLFSGFTKLKIYFYPAFIGFAFLTARQISLSFWVFFLLGGLFYGVLDILGQQVPASALGVTFGPTLALPEETQMIGAYGVFFLFILWLARHHLWETARDAARLRFRRPDEAEWVGAPVSLWGLVLGGGALAAWSAAFGMPLFQAVVLLGLFFMVMLVASRIICQGGIAYFTLTAAPTDGLLAFLGTGFFSRMGLLMAAVMQKMLFVDLRESLLPSLFHAAKVGEGRRPKALYLAGIVVALALAVGVSFAAMLAVCHKYGLRDLQVDWETQTVNTVYENVQRLIEAPAGVNRTIIGFSLAGAAVMFALVVAYQRFYWWPIHPIGYLTMYSSAMRILWFSFFLGWLCNHLTLRYGGIVLLKRVRLLFIGLILGDFLMGGIFAVIGLWTGQSYLVLPN; this is translated from the coding sequence ATGACCGCCCCGGGCGCCATCCGGGCGCGCGCCGTCGTCCTGGGGCTGGCCCTGGGGCTTATCGTTTGCGCCGTCACGCCGCTCAATAACCTCTATTACGGGGCCACGCCCCTGGGTGGCGGCCATTTTCCCCTGGCCCCGTTTTTCATCCTCGTCTGGCTGACACTCCTCGTCGCCGGCCTGGGGCGGCTGCTGCGCGGCCGGGCCATCCTCTCCGGCACGGACCTCATGGTCTGCTGGATGCTCATGGTCGTGGTCTCGGGCGTGGCCCACACGGGCCTGGCCCGGACCTTTTTCATCAACCTGACGGCGCCGCTGCATTTCGCCACCGAGGGCAACCAGTGGAACGCCCTTTTCGGGCCGCTTTTGCCCAAGGGCTGGTACCCCGGCGACGCCGGGGCCGTGGAGACCCTCTACAACGGCCTGGACGGCGGCTACACCATGACCTGGGGGCAGGTGCTGGCCGCCATTCCCTGGGCGGCCTGGGCCGGTCCGCTGGCCGCCTGGGGCGTGTTCGTCGGGCTGTGCTTTTTCGTCATGCTGTGCCTGACGAACCTGTTTTCCCGGCAGTGGGTCTCCAACGAGCGCATGAATTTCCCCCTGCTGCGCCTGCCCGAGGCCATGACCGGGGCCATGGACGAAGGCGGGCTGGCCGGTTTTTTCACCGACCGGTTCCTGCTGTGCGGCCTGCTTTGCAGCGTCTGCCTGCACACGATAAACGGCATCGGCTTCTACGATCCCTCGGTGCCCCAGATTCCCACCCTGATCCTGGCCGGGCCGTATTTTCCGAAAACCGGGCTTTTTTCCGGCTTCACCAAACTGAAAATCTATTTCTACCCGGCGTTCATCGGCTTCGCCTTCCTGACCGCCCGCCAGATTTCCTTGAGTTTCTGGGTGTTTTTTCTGCTGGGCGGGCTTTTTTACGGCGTGCTCGACATTCTCGGCCAACAGGTGCCGGCCTCGGCCCTGGGCGTGACCTTCGGCCCGACCCTGGCCCTGCCCGAGGAGACGCAGATGATCGGGGCCTACGGCGTCTTTTTCCTGTTCATCCTGTGGCTGGCCCGCCATCATCTTTGGGAGACGGCCCGGGACGCGGCGCGGCTGCGTTTTCGCCGCCCGGACGAGGCCGAGTGGGTCGGCGCGCCGGTCTCGTTGTGGGGGCTTGTCCTGGGTGGCGGGGCGCTTGCCGCCTGGAGCGCCGCCTTCGGCATGCCGCTTTTCCAGGCCGTGGTGCTGCTGGGCCTTTTTTTCATGGTCATGCTGGTGGCCAGCCGCATCATCTGCCAGGGCGGCATCGCCTATTTCACGCTGACCGCCGCGCCGACCGACGGCCTGCTGGCCTTTCTGGGCACGGGCTTTTTCAGCCGCATGGGCTTGCTGATGGCCGCGGTCATGCAGAAAATGCTGTTCGTGGACCTGCGCGAATCGCTTTTGCCCTCGCTTTTTCACGCCGCCAAGGTGGGGGAGGGCAGGCGGCCCAAGGCGCTGTACCTGGCCGGCATCGTTGTGGCCTTGGCCCTGGCCGTGGGTGTCTCGTTCGCCGCCATGCTGGCCGTGTGCCACAAGTACGGCCTGCGCGACTTGCAGGTGGACTGGGAGACGCAGACCGTCAACACGGTCTACGAGAACGTCCAGCGCCTCATCGAGGCGCCGGCCGGGGTGAACAGGACGATCATCGGCTTTTCCCTGGCCGGGGCGGCGGTGATGTTCGCCCTGGTCGTGGCCTACCAGCGCTTCTACTGGTGGCCCATCCATCCCATCGGCTACCTGACCATGTATTCCTCGGCCATGCGCATCCTGTGGTTTTCCTTTTTCCTGGGCTGGCTGTGCAACCATCTGACCCTGCGCTACGGCGGCATCGTGCTGCTCAAGCGCGTGCGGCTGCTGTTTATCGGCCTGATACTGGGCGATTTTCTCATGGGCGGCATTTTCGCCGTGATCGGGCTTTGGACGGGGCAGAGCTACCTCGTTTTGCCGAACTAG
- a CDS encoding ABC transporter ATP-binding protein: MAEAHNIVRVAGVAKTFTMGAQVVTALRGVDLTIKAGEYLSIMGPSGSGKSTLFNMIGGLDKPSSGKVFIDEVDIAQLDAYELAWLRNRKIGYIFQTFNLIQVMTALENVTLPMTFAGLPQDEATEKGLELLGLVGLRERHAHKPQELSGGQQQRVAIARSLANTPAIVLADEPTGNLDLTTGEEIIALLKRLSSQRGVTVISATHDYKMLNVSDRVVWIRDGRIDKIEERDQLHISVGAIGSKEA, from the coding sequence ATGGCCGAGGCGCACAATATCGTCCGGGTGGCCGGGGTGGCCAAGACCTTCACCATGGGCGCGCAGGTGGTCACGGCCCTGCGCGGCGTGGACCTGACCATCAAGGCCGGCGAATACCTGTCCATCATGGGCCCGTCGGGCTCGGGCAAATCGACGCTGTTCAACATGATCGGCGGCCTGGACAAACCCAGTTCCGGCAAGGTCTTCATCGACGAGGTGGACATCGCCCAGCTCGACGCCTACGAGCTGGCCTGGCTGCGCAACCGCAAGATCGGCTACATCTTCCAGACCTTCAACCTCATCCAGGTCATGACGGCGCTGGAAAACGTCACCCTGCCCATGACCTTCGCCGGCCTGCCCCAGGACGAGGCCACGGAAAAGGGCCTGGAGCTGCTCGGCCTGGTCGGCCTGCGCGAACGCCACGCCCACAAGCCGCAGGAGCTTTCCGGCGGCCAGCAGCAGCGCGTGGCCATCGCCCGCTCCCTGGCCAACACGCCGGCCATCGTCCTGGCCGACGAGCCCACCGGCAACCTCGACCTGACCACGGGCGAGGAGATCATCGCGCTGCTCAAGCGCTTAAGCAGCCAGCGCGGCGTCACGGTCATCTCCGCCACCCACGACTACAAGATGCTCAACGTCTCCGACCGCGTGGTCTGGATTCGCGACGGCCGCATCGACAAGATCGAGGAACGCGACCAACTCCACATTTCCGTGGGCGCCATCGGGTCCAAGGAGGCCTAG